The following coding sequences lie in one Gemmatimonadaceae bacterium genomic window:
- a CDS encoding serine/threonine protein kinase, translated as MADIDRERWAVLEPLFEEAFGLPPEALEPWLRALSVSAPDVADDVRALLSDDASAERERFLTNPIDLTLQGLEIGAYTLERPLGHGGMGSVWLARRTDGRFEGKAAVKLLNLSLVTTVGRERFRREGSMLARLTHPGIARLLDAGVSQLGQPYLVLEHVDGVALDTYANDHALSRDERVRLVLRVLDAVAHAHASLVVHRDLKPSNILVTRDGTVKLLDFGIAKLADTDDPSTDTAAITVDGGRAFTLQFAAPEQVRGDPITTATDVYAVGVILYLLLSGRHPTAEGARSPADVVRALSEVQPALLAPHDLGSVVGKALRKDAAERYQNAESFAADLERFLQHEPVSASRDQLMYGARKFVRRHRTTVAAASAILTILVSAVVFSVRQQRDAERQRDMAVAESKRADAQAEFAMLVMSQVGARPMTVRDILDRTREGLERQYATDSAFLTSALMQLSSQYAEFDNRTRGRLLLRAESIAVATHDTSHLLEARCNLADNLRTEGKYPEADRALSAVEALPRLRADPHVEALCLLTRATLENESGHVERSAPAIHRAIAIRDSLGQTRDLFYITLLDNLGYTLDRQNRPREAIVARMRGIGLMDTTGRGGTSASAVARHNLAMTYNRIGEVAQAEGILHDALLRMSHSDSGGRIPVQFLIHYAHSALFQGDADSARKYFGLLAAQGVADRNAYWEGRALFGLAQAELMLGRTRDAHRTIQRFRVIAGNPDLRKSDDQVVDVRTLDALVALAAGDSTRGNALLRETLHDAGYFSGKRSATQHSTLMLAARAALALREPDSALMFARDARSTATRDSLTITRSARVGEALLLEAMALWQRGDTTLARAEAGRARLALTQGGGARNPRTREAEWFLSRLR; from the coding sequence ATGGCCGACATCGACCGCGAGCGTTGGGCCGTCCTGGAACCACTCTTCGAAGAGGCGTTTGGCTTGCCGCCCGAGGCGCTGGAACCATGGTTGCGCGCGTTGAGCGTGAGCGCGCCCGATGTCGCCGATGATGTCCGGGCTCTGCTCAGCGATGATGCGTCCGCGGAACGGGAGCGGTTCCTCACCAACCCCATCGACCTGACGCTCCAGGGGCTCGAGATTGGTGCCTACACGCTGGAGCGCCCACTCGGCCATGGCGGCATGGGTTCGGTGTGGCTGGCCCGACGCACGGACGGACGTTTCGAGGGCAAGGCGGCGGTCAAGCTGCTCAACCTCTCGCTGGTCACCACCGTTGGGCGGGAGCGATTTCGCCGCGAGGGGTCGATGCTGGCCCGACTGACCCATCCGGGCATTGCGCGACTGCTCGATGCCGGCGTCAGCCAGTTGGGGCAACCCTATCTGGTGCTGGAGCACGTTGACGGGGTTGCCCTTGATACCTATGCCAACGACCACGCCTTGTCACGGGACGAACGGGTTCGTCTCGTCCTCCGGGTGCTCGACGCGGTTGCGCATGCGCACGCCAGCCTGGTCGTGCATCGGGATCTCAAGCCGTCCAACATCCTCGTCACGCGCGACGGCACGGTCAAACTGCTCGATTTCGGTATCGCCAAACTGGCTGATACCGACGACCCGTCCACCGACACGGCGGCGATCACCGTTGACGGCGGCCGCGCCTTCACGCTGCAGTTCGCCGCTCCGGAACAGGTGCGTGGCGACCCGATCACCACGGCCACCGACGTCTACGCCGTTGGCGTCATCCTGTATCTGCTGCTGAGCGGACGGCATCCCACGGCCGAGGGTGCGCGATCGCCGGCCGACGTGGTGCGCGCCCTGTCCGAGGTGCAGCCTGCCCTGCTGGCACCGCATGATCTGGGCAGCGTGGTTGGCAAGGCGCTGCGCAAGGACGCGGCTGAGCGGTACCAGAATGCCGAGAGCTTTGCCGCGGACCTGGAGCGATTCCTGCAGCATGAACCCGTGAGCGCCAGCCGGGACCAGCTGATGTACGGCGCGCGGAAGTTCGTGCGCCGGCATCGCACCACCGTCGCGGCGGCGTCCGCGATACTCACGATCCTTGTGTCCGCCGTGGTGTTCTCCGTACGCCAGCAGCGAGACGCCGAACGACAGCGTGACATGGCCGTGGCCGAAAGCAAACGCGCCGATGCGCAGGCCGAATTCGCGATGCTCGTCATGTCGCAGGTGGGCGCCCGGCCAATGACCGTTCGCGACATCCTGGACCGTACCCGAGAGGGACTGGAGCGACAGTACGCCACGGACTCCGCGTTCCTCACGTCGGCGCTCATGCAGCTTTCGTCGCAATACGCCGAATTCGACAACCGCACTCGCGGCCGCCTCCTGCTGCGGGCCGAGTCGATCGCCGTGGCCACCCACGACACGTCGCACCTATTGGAGGCACGCTGCAACCTCGCGGACAATTTGCGCACGGAGGGCAAATACCCCGAGGCCGACCGGGCACTGAGCGCCGTGGAAGCACTGCCGCGTCTGCGGGCCGATCCCCACGTCGAGGCGCTTTGCCTGCTGACGCGTGCGACGCTGGAGAATGAAAGCGGCCATGTGGAACGCAGCGCGCCCGCCATCCACCGCGCCATCGCCATTCGCGACTCGCTGGGTCAAACGCGCGACCTGTTCTACATCACGCTGCTGGACAACCTTGGCTACACGCTGGACCGCCAGAACCGGCCGCGGGAGGCCATCGTGGCGCGAATGCGGGGGATCGGCCTGATGGACACGACGGGCCGCGGCGGGACGTCAGCCAGTGCGGTGGCGCGACACAACCTGGCGATGACGTACAATCGCATCGGCGAGGTGGCGCAAGCCGAGGGGATACTCCACGACGCGCTGCTCCGCATGAGCCACAGCGACTCCGGAGGCCGTATTCCCGTGCAGTTCCTGATTCACTACGCGCACTCGGCGCTGTTTCAGGGCGATGCCGACTCGGCACGCAAGTACTTTGGGCTGCTTGCCGCGCAGGGCGTGGCCGACCGGAATGCGTATTGGGAAGGTCGCGCGCTGTTTGGTCTCGCGCAGGCCGAACTGATGCTGGGGCGCACGCGCGACGCGCACCGCACCATTCAGCGTTTTCGTGTCATTGCCGGCAACCCCGATCTGCGCAAGAGCGACGATCAGGTGGTGGATGTCCGCACCCTCGACGCCCTGGTTGCGCTGGCGGCGGGTGACAGCACGCGTGGCAACGCGCTGCTCCGGGAGACATTGCACGACGCCGGATACTTTTCGGGCAAGCGGAGCGCCACGCAGCACTCCACGCTGATGCTGGCCGCGCGCGCCGCACTCGCGCTGCGTGAGCCAGACAGCGCGCTCATGTTTGCACGGGATGCACGCAGCACCGCCACCCGTGACTCGCTCACCATCACACGCAGCGCCCGCGTGGGCGAGGCGCTGCTGCTGGAGGCCATGGCACTGTGGCAACGCGGCGACACCACGCTGGCTCGGGCGGAGGCGGGCCGCGCCCGTCTCGCGCTCACCCAGGGCGGCGGCGCGCGCAACCCGCGCACGCGTGAGGCCGAGTGGTTCCTCAGTCGGCTTCGCTAG
- a CDS encoding DUF2911 domain-containing protein: protein MQRLILLACALVACTNAQPAERYGFVTLLGRDTVAVERIARSRTRLVADGVDRFPYVRQRHTELDLGADGRIRHMVMDVRTPSGGTPAERGRRITADFSDHQARISIRDSSKVRDTVFAIGGDLTVPHVSMMYSVIELEVATALRQSAPTPGARVRFRQFYPDRDIGPSFALHQGFVQRLADGTVELRHDWLSGVGQITMDTAGRMLTYSGARSTYQVAVTRTTALPDVESIGARYADAERRAGASPLSVRDTVRASIGAATFTVDYGRPLARGRTLLGQVIPYDFVWRTGANAATQFTTSAPITLAGLSVPAGTYTLWTVPRPTRVDLVVNKQTGQWGTQYQSAGDLGHAPLTTKTVTDTVERFTIGIAPTDAMHGTLSLAWGTFRWTAPIVLR, encoded by the coding sequence ATGCAACGCCTGATCCTCCTGGCCTGTGCGCTCGTGGCCTGCACCAACGCCCAGCCCGCTGAACGGTACGGTTTTGTCACCCTGCTCGGGCGGGACACTGTTGCCGTTGAACGCATTGCGCGATCCCGCACTCGGTTGGTGGCGGACGGCGTCGATCGATTTCCCTACGTGCGTCAACGGCACACGGAACTGGACCTTGGTGCCGACGGACGCATCCGCCACATGGTCATGGACGTTCGTACGCCAAGCGGTGGAACGCCCGCAGAGCGGGGTCGGCGTATCACGGCGGACTTCTCCGACCATCAGGCGCGCATCTCCATTCGCGACAGCAGCAAAGTGCGCGACACGGTCTTCGCCATTGGTGGCGACCTCACCGTGCCGCACGTGTCCATGATGTACAGCGTGATTGAACTGGAAGTGGCGACCGCCCTGCGTCAGTCCGCACCCACGCCGGGAGCGAGAGTGCGCTTTCGACAGTTCTATCCCGACCGCGATATCGGACCGAGTTTCGCGCTGCATCAGGGTTTCGTGCAACGACTGGCCGACGGCACGGTGGAGCTTCGGCACGACTGGTTGTCCGGCGTGGGACAGATCACGATGGACACGGCGGGACGCATGCTCACGTACTCCGGCGCCCGCAGCACCTATCAGGTGGCCGTCACGCGTACGACGGCGCTGCCCGATGTGGAGTCCATTGGCGCGCGTTATGCCGATGCGGAACGGCGAGCCGGGGCGTCGCCACTCAGCGTGCGTGACACCGTCCGCGCCAGCATCGGCGCGGCGACGTTCACCGTGGACTATGGCCGACCGCTCGCGCGCGGGCGCACGCTGCTGGGCCAGGTGATCCCCTATGACTTCGTCTGGCGCACCGGGGCGAACGCGGCCACGCAATTCACCACCTCGGCGCCAATCACCCTTGCCGGCCTGTCAGTCCCGGCGGGCACGTACACCTTGTGGACCGTACCGCGTCCTACCCGCGTCGACCTCGTGGTGAACAAGCAGACAGGGCAGTGGGGGACGCAGTACCAAAGCGCCGGCGATCTGGGTCATGCGCCGCTCACCACGAAGACGGTGACGGACACCGTGGAGAGGTTCACCATCGGCATTGCGCCGACGGATGCGATGCACGGCACGTTGTCGCTGGCGTGGGGAACGTTTCGGTGGACGGCGCCTATCGTGCTGCGCTGA
- a CDS encoding sigma-70 family RNA polymerase sigma factor: MTERMLAHEGPAGTEAVPELFAALYTELHRLAERQLGRGNNGSAPLSPTTLVHEAYLNLCGRSGDNFPDRARFMGYAARAMRSIVITHVRYAHAAKRGGGAFEITLTGNLDAPVQQTSAEELERLSEALDALAGIEPSLAQLVDLHFFCGYELKEIAEMRGESERTTQRSWRKARMLLRHAIGNAAAGPPSASEAD, encoded by the coding sequence GTGACCGAGAGGATGTTGGCGCACGAAGGGCCCGCCGGCACGGAAGCCGTGCCGGAGCTCTTTGCCGCGCTCTACACCGAACTGCACCGGCTCGCGGAACGGCAGTTGGGACGAGGCAACAACGGTTCGGCGCCGCTCAGTCCGACGACGCTTGTGCACGAAGCATATCTCAACCTCTGTGGCCGCTCCGGCGACAACTTCCCCGACCGGGCGCGGTTCATGGGATATGCCGCACGCGCCATGCGCAGCATCGTCATTACGCACGTGCGCTACGCACACGCGGCGAAGCGAGGCGGCGGGGCCTTCGAGATCACGCTGACCGGAAATCTCGACGCGCCCGTCCAGCAGACGTCGGCGGAGGAGCTCGAGCGGTTGTCGGAGGCACTGGACGCGCTGGCGGGCATCGAGCCATCGCTGGCGCAGCTTGTGGATTTGCACTTCTTCTGCGGGTACGAGTTGAAGGAGATCGCCGAGATGCGCGGAGAGTCCGAGCGCACCACGCAGCGTTCCTGGCGCAAAGCGCGGATGTTGCTTCGGCACGCCATCGGGAACGCTGCGGCCGGCCCTCCGTCGGCTAGCGAAGCCGACTGA
- a CDS encoding DinB family protein has protein sequence MTTDPAAARANHQRAVAEFIDAARAVADADWERRPDDTHWSPAQIVEHVRMTYEVVGAQFTGGPGLRVRTSWWMRLVVRWKFLDGILEHGIFPKGARAPREIRPGDGPFDRETVLVALEQAAADTENRLVAGWTDPKCRMTHHVFGDLRPPEGARLVTVHTAHHAAQLRAFATVSAAR, from the coding sequence GTGACCACCGACCCCGCCGCCGCCCGAGCGAACCATCAACGCGCCGTTGCCGAGTTCATTGACGCGGCGCGCGCCGTGGCCGATGCAGATTGGGAGCGCCGGCCGGACGACACCCATTGGTCACCCGCGCAAATTGTCGAGCACGTGCGCATGACCTACGAGGTGGTTGGCGCGCAATTCACCGGCGGCCCGGGATTGCGAGTGCGCACCAGTTGGTGGATGCGCCTTGTCGTGCGCTGGAAGTTTCTCGATGGCATTCTCGAGCATGGCATCTTTCCGAAAGGCGCGCGCGCGCCGCGAGAAATTCGACCCGGAGATGGTCCGTTCGACCGCGAGACGGTGCTCGTCGCACTGGAGCAGGCGGCGGCCGATACCGAGAACCGACTGGTCGCGGGATGGACAGATCCCAAGTGCCGGATGACGCATCATGTATTTGGCGACTTGCGTCCGCCGGAAGGTGCCCGCCTGGTGACGGTGCATACCGCGCATCATGCGGCGCAGCTGCGCGCGTTCGCCACGGTCAGCGCAGCACGATAG
- a CDS encoding PQQ-binding-like beta-propeller repeat protein, with protein MPRRKPSPLYIGIGSHVVALDATSGEEIWRTKIKSSSFVTVCVIDSAVYAGAGGELFCLNARSGETVWTNKLKGLGHGLIAFAGADASAAASAQMMQASQAATTAAVVAATA; from the coding sequence ATGCCACGTCGCAAGCCCTCTCCCCTGTACATCGGCATTGGCAGTCACGTCGTAGCGCTGGACGCCACGTCGGGTGAAGAAATCTGGCGGACGAAGATCAAGTCGTCTTCGTTTGTCACGGTTTGCGTCATCGATAGCGCAGTTTATGCGGGCGCCGGCGGCGAACTCTTTTGCCTCAACGCCAGGTCCGGAGAGACTGTCTGGACCAACAAGCTCAAGGGCCTGGGTCACGGACTGATCGCGTTTGCCGGTGCCGATGCATCGGCCGCCGCGTCGGCGCAGATGATGCAGGCGTCGCAGGCCGCGACGACGGCGGCCGTCGTCGCGGCAACGGCGTGA
- a CDS encoding DMT family transporter, with the protein MSPDSRRTVLAASAASTFFGASVVATRFVVAQTNPVSLAFLRYLVATLCLLPVLRAALQVAMPRRDLFAIGALGALFFGIFPWSFSAALVHVPASRVALMLATTPLVTLVISRARGVESITMSILAGQLLAIAGLWLALGPSPGSGTPDWLGYGLTLVTVLCGAMYNVFSRPYLKRYRPLHVTALSMAAGALFLAPLAAVKGLFTVRPAFSAGGWLAVVFLGTVGGALGFALWIWALERSTPSRVAVFIALNPITATLLGALLMREPVTATFVAGLACVVGGIILANWRSSARAVS; encoded by the coding sequence GTGAGTCCTGACTCGCGTCGAACCGTGCTCGCGGCAAGCGCCGCGAGCACGTTCTTTGGAGCATCTGTCGTCGCCACCCGCTTTGTGGTGGCGCAAACCAACCCGGTTTCGCTGGCCTTCCTGCGCTATCTGGTGGCCACGCTGTGCCTGTTGCCGGTGCTACGCGCCGCGCTGCAGGTGGCGATGCCGCGCCGCGACCTGTTCGCAATCGGCGCGCTGGGCGCACTGTTCTTCGGGATTTTTCCGTGGAGCTTCAGCGCGGCGCTGGTGCACGTGCCTGCGTCGCGCGTGGCGTTGATGCTGGCGACCACACCGCTGGTGACGCTGGTCATTTCGCGCGCGCGTGGTGTGGAGTCCATCACCATGTCGATCCTGGCAGGACAGCTATTGGCGATCGCCGGATTGTGGCTGGCACTCGGACCGTCACCGGGTTCAGGCACTCCCGATTGGCTGGGGTACGGACTGACGTTGGTGACCGTGCTGTGCGGCGCGATGTACAATGTTTTTTCGCGACCGTACCTCAAGCGCTACCGGCCGCTGCATGTGACCGCCCTGTCCATGGCGGCCGGCGCACTGTTTCTGGCCCCGCTGGCTGCCGTGAAGGGGCTGTTCACCGTGCGTCCGGCCTTTTCGGCCGGGGGATGGTTGGCCGTGGTGTTTCTCGGAACTGTCGGGGGAGCCCTGGGCTTCGCTCTCTGGATTTGGGCCCTGGAGCGATCGACGCCGTCGCGTGTTGCCGTATTCATCGCGCTCAATCCCATCACCGCCACGCTGCTGGGCGCGCTGCTGATGCGCGAACCCGTCACTGCGACATTCGTCGCCGGGTTGGCCTGCGTGGTCGGTGGTATTATTCTGGCGAACTGGCGGTCTTCCGCACGCGCCGTATCCTAG